One Amaranthus tricolor cultivar Red isolate AtriRed21 chromosome 1, ASM2621246v1, whole genome shotgun sequence DNA window includes the following coding sequences:
- the LOC130824295 gene encoding B-box zinc finger protein 19-like: MRTLCDVCEGAAAIFFCAADEAALCRACDEKVHMCNKLASRHIRVGLAAPTAVPKCDICENAPAFFYCEIDGSSLCLQCDMAVHVGGKRTHRRYLLLRQRAEFPGDKYGNGEHVGLQQVDRMEVRREPNQSPNATVMDKEQNHVVFVDGNVVPDAQMDNKMIDLNARPQRNVLQSSNNQGMDDVPEANGDSASFVPVNSLKSEPEK; this comes from the exons ATGAGGACACTTTGTGATGTTTGTGAAGGTGCTGCTGCCATTTTCTTTTGTGCTGCTGATGAGGCTGCTCTTTGCCGTGCTTGTGATGAGAAG GTACACATGTGTAACAAGCTTGCTAGTCGACATATACGTGTTGGGCTTGCTGCTCCTACTGCTGTACCAAAGTGCGACATCTGTGAAAATGCTCCAG CCTTCTTTTATTGTGAGATTGACGGGAGTTCCCTTTGCCTGCAATGCGACATGGCTGTTCATGTTGGTGGTAAAAGAACTCACAGACGGTATCTTTTATTGAGGCAGAGAGCGGAG TTTCCAGGGGATAAATATGGGAATGGTGAACACGTGGGCTTACAACAGGTTGATCGAATGGAAGTTAGGAGGGAACCAAATCAATCACCAAATGCAACCGTGATGGACAAAGAGCAAAATCATGTAGTATTTGTAGACGGGAATGTTGTCCCTGATGCTCAAATGGACAACAAAATGATTGATCTTAATGCCAGACCCCAAAGGAATGTCCTGCAGTCTTCCAACAATCAG GGAATGGATGATGTTCCTGAAGCTAATGGTGATTCGGCCAGCTTTGTTCCCGTTAACTCTTTAAAAAGCGAGCCAGAGAAATGA